The following DNA comes from Elusimicrobiota bacterium.
GATTGAGTTTCTTAAAATCTGTGTTGAAAACAGGCAGAATATTGTTGTTTCCGGCGGAACCGGATCAGGAAAAACCACACTTTTAAATGTTCTTTCTTCTTTTATTCCTAAAAGTGAAAGAATAATTACTATTGAAGATACCGCCGAACTTCAAATGAAGCAGGAAAATGTAGGCAGATTAGAAGCTGCTGATGCGGGAATAGATGGGAAAGGGGATGTAACAATACGTAAATTGGTTATTAATGCTTTGCGAATGAGACCGGATAGAATTATTGTGGGCGAATGCAGGGGCGCCGAAGCTTTAGATATGCTTCAGGCAATGAATACAGGGCATAACGGTTCTTTAACAACAGTTCACTCTAATTCTCCGAGAGATTGTATTAAGAGAATTGAAACAATGGTTTTGATGAGTGGTTTTGATTTGCCTGTTCGCGTTATACGGGAGCAGATTGCTTCGGCGATCAATATAATTGTTCAAACATCCCGTGTAAAAGATGGTTCGCGGAAAGTAACGAGTATTGCAGAGATAACAGGCATGGAAGGGGATGTTATAACACTTGCGCCTATTTTTGAATTTAAAAATAATGGAATAAACAAACAAACAAATTTGATTGCGGGGGATTTTAAAACAACAGGAACTATCCCTGCTTTTCTGGAAAGTATCAAGGCTAGAGGGATTAGCATACCTATGGAGATATTCAGATAATGAATATTCTGCACCGAAAAATAATTCTTTTTATAAAAGATGAAAACGCACAGGCACTAATTGAATATGCTTTATTACTCTCTATTTTCGTCCTTGTTTCTTACGGTGGGATAAGCTTATTTATTTCTGCCTGGAAAAGTAAATTCAATAAATTGAAAAATTTGCGAACAGGATTCTTAGGTATCGGGCCCTGAAGTTTTTGAGCATTTTGTTGAGGGAGGAAGTAATGACCAAAAGAACCGTTATATTTTTTGTTTTCTTTTCCTTTTTATTTATGTCTTTCGGAGCAGATTCTTATGCCGCAAAAGACTGGAAAAAGGTATCGGATGTCAAACTTGTTACCTGGATAGAGGGACAAATAAAAGCAGCGAAAAACTATTTTGAAAAGGTTAAAAAAGAGGTAACGGTTAAATATGATGAATTGAAAAAGAAAGTGGATGCGGAACGCAAGAAGATTGACGATAAAATTTCAAAGATTAATGAACAAGTCAAAAACCTTCAGAAACAGATGCTGGAAAAATGGGGCGGCATTATGAAGGAGGTTGACGGATACAGGCAAAAAGCCGAAAACATAAAGAACCAGGCTGAGGAAAAACTGAACGAGCTTAATGCGAAAAAAGCAGAATTAGAGGCAAAGGTTCGTTCTGAAATAGAAGGCTTCAGACAAAAGATTATAGATGCTCA
Coding sequences within:
- a CDS encoding CpaF family protein, which gives rise to FGLLEEFIQDENISEIMVNGISKVYVEKNGLIFLSEKHFSNEAEIYKIIEQILKPLGKKISADNPYIDARLTDGSRVNIIIPPVSLTGPMITIRKFSKNILSGESLISANSLNKNMIEFLKICVENRQNIVVSGGTGSGKTTLLNVLSSFIPKSERIITIEDTAELQMKQENVGRLEAADAGIDGKGDVTIRKLVINALRMRPDRIIVGECRGAEALDMLQAMNTGHNGSLTTVHSNSPRDCIKRIETMVLMSGFDLPVRVIREQIASAINIIVQTSRVKDGSRKVTSIAEITGMEGDVITLAPIFEFKNNGINKQTNLIAGDFKTTGTIPAFLESIKARGISIPMEIFR